From the genome of Methanobrevibacter olleyae:
GGTCTTCTACCAGTGACTCTAATAGCTAGCCCACCGACTTCAGATAGCTCTTGCAATTTTTTTAAGTTTTCAAGACCTCTAAGTCCTGTTGGTCTTTGATTGTTAGCTTGATGTTCAAGTTCAGATATAACAGCTTCCGGAATAATGACTTCTGGATAGTTTAGTCCCTTTTCTTTAATTATCTTTTCTATGTTTCCTTCTATAATTGCACTTGTATCTGGTACGATTCTCTTAATTTCATCATTGTATTCATCATCGTTATAATCACTGTTATAATTATATTCTTCGAAATCCATTCTTTCACCTCATTTGAGGTTAGTATTTTTTTAATTTTTTTAATATATTTAAGTAAATTTTAAATTTTTTAATATACTTAAATAAGTTTTAATTTTTTTAATATATTTAAATAAATTTTAAATTTTTTAATATACGTAAATAAGTTTTAATTTTTTTAATATATTTAAATAAGTTTTAATTTTTTTAATATATTTAAATAAGTTTTAATTTTTTTAATATATTTAAATAAGTTTTAATTTTTTTAATATATTTAAATAAAATATAAATCTTAATTTTTTAAAGTTTAAATAAAATATAAAATTTTAATTTTTTAAAGTTTAAGATTTTTAATAAATTGAAATACTTATCCATACATTTCTTTTGGGTCAAATAATCTTTCAGAGATTATTTTAATATCTTTATCTCTAAGGTTATCAATGTCAATATTTTCTTTATTAATGTCTAATTGCCTAAAGAAGCAAGATCTGTATCCTTCGTGACAAGCTGCACCAATTTGTTCAACTTTCATAATTAAAGCATCTGCATCACAGTCGATATAGATTTCTTTAACGGTTTGAAGGTTTCCAGAACTTTCTCCCTTTAACCATTGTTTTTGACGTGATGTACTGTAATAATGAGCTTTTTTAGTTTTTAAAGTCTGTTCTACAGCTTCTTTATTCATAAAAGCTACCATAAGAATTTCATTAGTTTCATAATCCTGTGCAATTCCTATGACTAGTTTCTCTCCACCAACATCAAGTCTGAAGTTTAATTCCATTTT
Proteins encoded in this window:
- the hisI gene encoding phosphoribosyl-AMP cyclohydrolase, with protein sequence MELNFRLDVGGEKLVIGIAQDYETNEILMVAFMNKEAVEQTLKTKKAHYYSTSRQKQWLKGESSGNLQTVKEIYIDCDADALIMKVEQIGAACHEGYRSCFFRQLDINKENIDIDNLRDKDIKIISERLFDPKEMYG